A window of the Brachybacterium sacelli genome harbors these coding sequences:
- a CDS encoding TraM recognition domain-containing protein, whose protein sequence is MSAPQQRQSGNMGDELTNAALIGLVGIFGIALILRAAGSVAAFLTGAPQPEAGPASGLGVLFNPGNPATALDSDGLNSVAYWITTVVMLAGLVAAGVWTWVRLHRRARKVETDPRRLAGTATNHDVAQTASGKALLRRAGTLRPSLNDPDPRDVGYRIGTSKSREVWASVEDSILLIGPPRSGKGLHIVIPAILDAPGAVVTTSTRPDNLTATLRTRQRIGPVAVFDPQHLAAGIPAGMRWSPVRGCESPLTAMIRATGLAATTGLSAGGVESGGFWEGKTRTALQALLHAAALDHRPPAELFRWTLDPTAAAEAVAILTNSTQAATGWADSLGAMIDSDPKTRDSIWQGVALALGALADPRVLDAVSPGPGEGFDPERFISERGTLYLLATGAGAGASAALVAAFVEDLIETARRIAARSPGARLDPPLLLALDEIGNLSPLPSLPTLMAEGGGTGITTLPVLQSLAQARDKWNDNAAGAIWDASIVKVILGGASNSRDLQDLSTLIGERDEYTDSVTLGDHGTRSNQRSVRRVPILPPDRIRTLPFGTGVTLLRSAPPIVTDLRAWPSRPDAAQLKTDRAGIEALLRQS, encoded by the coding sequence GTGAGCGCGCCGCAACAGCGGCAGAGCGGGAACATGGGCGATGAGCTGACCAACGCCGCCCTCATCGGACTGGTCGGCATCTTCGGCATAGCGCTCATCCTCCGCGCCGCAGGCAGTGTGGCGGCGTTCCTCACCGGCGCACCCCAACCCGAAGCGGGGCCAGCATCGGGGCTCGGGGTGCTGTTCAACCCCGGCAACCCCGCCACCGCCCTCGACAGCGACGGGCTGAACTCCGTCGCGTACTGGATCACCACCGTGGTGATGCTCGCCGGCCTCGTCGCCGCCGGGGTATGGACGTGGGTCCGGCTGCATCGTCGCGCTCGGAAGGTCGAGACCGACCCGCGCCGGCTCGCCGGAACCGCCACCAACCATGACGTGGCACAGACCGCCTCGGGCAAGGCGCTGTTACGCCGGGCCGGGACGCTGCGGCCCTCTTTGAACGACCCCGACCCACGGGATGTCGGCTACCGGATCGGCACCTCGAAGAGCCGTGAGGTGTGGGCGAGCGTGGAGGACTCAATCCTGCTGATCGGCCCGCCCCGCTCCGGCAAGGGCCTGCACATCGTGATCCCAGCGATCCTCGATGCACCCGGCGCCGTCGTCACCACCAGCACCCGCCCGGACAACCTCACCGCGACCCTACGCACCCGGCAGCGCATCGGCCCGGTGGCGGTGTTCGACCCGCAACACCTCGCCGCAGGCATCCCCGCCGGGATGCGGTGGTCCCCGGTACGCGGCTGCGAGAGCCCGTTGACGGCGATGATCCGCGCCACCGGACTGGCCGCGACCACCGGCCTATCCGCTGGTGGTGTGGAGTCCGGCGGATTCTGGGAAGGCAAGACCCGCACCGCTCTCCAAGCCCTCCTGCACGCCGCCGCCCTGGACCACCGGCCACCCGCCGAGCTGTTCCGGTGGACACTCGACCCCACGGCGGCAGCCGAGGCCGTCGCGATCCTCACCAACAGCACTCAGGCTGCCACGGGATGGGCGGACTCGCTCGGGGCGATGATCGACTCCGACCCCAAGACGAGGGATTCCATTTGGCAGGGCGTCGCCCTGGCCCTCGGAGCACTGGCTGATCCCCGCGTCCTCGACGCCGTGTCTCCGGGACCGGGTGAGGGCTTCGACCCCGAACGCTTCATCTCCGAGCGAGGCACGCTCTACCTGCTCGCTACCGGAGCCGGCGCCGGCGCCTCCGCCGCACTCGTGGCCGCGTTCGTCGAAGACCTCATCGAGACCGCTCGTCGAATCGCTGCCCGCTCACCCGGTGCCCGTCTCGACCCGCCACTGCTACTCGCACTGGACGAGATCGGCAACCTCTCACCCTTGCCGTCGTTGCCGACACTCATGGCCGAGGGGGGCGGCACCGGCATCACCACCCTGCCCGTCCTCCAGTCCCTCGCCCAGGCGCGGGACAAGTGGAATGACAACGCCGCCGGTGCGATCTGGGACGCCTCCATCGTCAAGGTCATCCTCGGGGGCGCCTCCAACAGCCGTGATCTTCAAGACCTGTCCACGCTGATCGGGGAACGCGACGAATACACCGACAGCGTGACACTTGGCGACCACGGCACCCGCTCTAACCAACGCTCCGTCCGCCGCGTCCCGATCCTGCCGCCGGACCGGATCAGAACCCTGCCCTTCGGCACCGGCGTCACCCTCCTGCGCTCCGCGCCACCGATCGTGACCGATCTGCGGGCGTGGCCATCTCGGCCCGATGCTGCCCAGTTGAAGACCGACCGGGCTGGGATCGAAGCGCTTCTGCGCCAGTCCTGA
- a CDS encoding single-stranded DNA-binding protein, which produces MSTESTTGLELKDSMYGFVASKPQLTYTENGDPRLYFKAGQRHRHYDPEAGWENLPSTFHDVVAFKGAAQFGIQNLREKDRFIAQGSLRDYTNKHTGEREEQFEATRFLPVAARPKNTAGRAPRRAVEREAQSQDTASQEASQVEQTQRRVPQFQSAGSSRHQHAAPQMGL; this is translated from the coding sequence ATGAGTACCGAATCAACGACCGGCCTGGAACTCAAAGACAGCATGTACGGGTTCGTGGCCTCCAAGCCACAGCTCACCTATACCGAGAACGGCGACCCCCGCCTGTACTTCAAGGCCGGCCAACGCCACCGTCACTACGACCCCGAGGCTGGCTGGGAGAACCTGCCGAGCACCTTCCACGACGTGGTCGCGTTCAAGGGCGCCGCCCAGTTCGGCATCCAGAACCTGCGCGAGAAGGACCGGTTCATCGCCCAGGGCTCGCTTCGTGATTACACCAACAAGCACACCGGGGAGCGCGAGGAGCAGTTCGAGGCCACCCGGTTCCTGCCCGTGGCAGCACGGCCGAAGAACACCGCCGGTCGCGCCCCGCGCAGGGCCGTCGAGCGCGAGGCCCAGAGCCAGGACACCGCCAGCCAAGAGGCATCACAGGTCGAACAGACCCAGCGGCGGGTGCCGCAGTTCCAGTCCGCCGGCTCGTCGCGGCACCAGCACGCCGCGCCTCAGATGGGCCTGTGA